A section of the Ruficoccus amylovorans genome encodes:
- the tnpB gene encoding IS66 family insertion sequence element accessory protein TnpB (TnpB, as the term is used for proteins encoded by IS66 family insertion elements, is considered an accessory protein, since TnpC, encoded by a neighboring gene, is a DDE family transposase.): MLSLPHQLRVFVAVEPVDMRKQFDGLWAVARDHLGEDPKGGALFAFTNKTRNRLKLLYFDGTGVWVFAKRIEQGRLSWPIGSDTRKLTITPAAMTMLMNGIDLKQGTLKAWYER; the protein is encoded by the coding sequence ATGCTGAGCTTGCCCCATCAGCTGCGAGTTTTTGTGGCGGTGGAGCCGGTGGACATGCGCAAGCAGTTTGACGGGCTGTGGGCGGTGGCACGGGACCACTTGGGCGAAGATCCCAAGGGCGGGGCGCTGTTCGCCTTTACGAACAAGACGCGCAACCGCCTAAAGCTGCTGTATTTTGACGGGACGGGGGTGTGGGTGTTTGCCAAGCGCATCGAGCAGGGGCGGCTGAGCTGGCCGATCGGCAGCGACACACGCAAGCTGACGATCACCCCGGCGGCGATGACCATGCTGATGAACGGCATCGACCTGAAGCAGGGGACGCTCAAGGCGTGGTACGAGCGTTAA
- the tnpC gene encoding IS66 family transposase produces the protein MDSDAGSPDVEQLRRIVDEQNGVIAVLREQVDWLKKQLFGAGKSEKLDSAQLRLRLDDLERQLEAVEKQSIAYERRAPKAGKHETPAERFKDLPVEETVVIEPPEVQAEPEAFEKIAEEETLEVDIHPPKLFKRRLVRPRYRRKLDRSQPPVVAPAPRRVIDGSYASAGLLAWIVLSKYVQHQPLYRQEKASSMWGAPLSRKTMTDWVEAVAEWLKPIYNYMRTDLLAGPYIQADETPVRYCDSDHKKGKTEQGWLWAISRPGGDVVFDWRLSRRHGELTSLLDGYTGLLQSDAYGAYEDYASGNKDVIALGCMAHVRRKFYDALASNKREATLVLRLMARLYEREATYREENLVPDERKRRRQRENEITLTRLQKVISLASRKALPKSALGKACAYAISQWPQLVAFQKHGIAEIDNNLMENAIRPSALGKKNFLFIGHPEAGQRSAIIYSIVVSCQRHNIEPFQYLRNILSRLPNMTNQHDISALSPAKWSPIATQA, from the coding sequence ATGGACAGCGACGCGGGCTCCCCGGATGTGGAACAGTTGCGGCGCATCGTCGATGAGCAAAACGGCGTGATTGCGGTTTTACGCGAGCAGGTGGACTGGCTCAAAAAGCAGCTCTTCGGGGCGGGCAAAAGTGAGAAGCTCGACAGCGCTCAACTGCGCTTGCGCCTGGACGACCTGGAGCGCCAACTCGAAGCGGTCGAAAAACAAAGTATCGCTTACGAACGTCGTGCCCCCAAGGCGGGCAAACATGAAACGCCTGCTGAGCGCTTCAAGGACCTGCCGGTGGAGGAGACCGTGGTGATTGAGCCGCCGGAGGTGCAGGCCGAGCCGGAAGCCTTTGAGAAGATCGCCGAAGAAGAGACCCTTGAAGTCGATATCCACCCGCCGAAGCTGTTTAAACGCCGCCTCGTTCGCCCCAGGTATCGCCGCAAGCTTGACCGCTCGCAGCCGCCGGTGGTGGCCCCCGCGCCCAGGCGCGTGATCGACGGCAGCTACGCTTCGGCGGGCCTGTTGGCCTGGATCGTTTTAAGCAAATACGTGCAGCACCAGCCGCTTTACCGCCAGGAAAAAGCCTCGTCCATGTGGGGCGCACCTTTGTCACGAAAAACCATGACAGACTGGGTCGAGGCCGTAGCCGAGTGGCTCAAGCCCATCTACAACTACATGCGAACGGACTTGCTCGCGGGCCCCTACATCCAGGCGGACGAGACGCCGGTGCGCTACTGCGACTCCGACCACAAAAAAGGCAAAACCGAACAGGGCTGGCTCTGGGCCATCTCGCGGCCCGGCGGCGACGTCGTCTTTGACTGGCGGCTCTCTCGCCGACACGGCGAGCTGACGTCATTGCTGGACGGATACACCGGCCTGCTCCAGTCCGATGCCTACGGCGCCTACGAAGACTATGCCTCGGGCAACAAGGACGTCATCGCCCTGGGCTGCATGGCCCACGTCCGGCGCAAGTTTTACGACGCCCTCGCCTCCAACAAACGCGAAGCCACCCTCGTGCTCCGACTCATGGCCAGGCTTTACGAACGCGAGGCCACTTACCGCGAAGAAAACCTCGTCCCCGACGAGCGCAAACGCCGCCGTCAGCGAGAAAATGAGATCACGCTGACCCGCCTGCAAAAGGTCATCTCCCTCGCCAGCCGAAAGGCCCTCCCCAAGTCCGCCCTCGGCAAGGCCTGCGCCTACGCCATCTCCCAGTGGCCCCAGCTCGTTGCCTTCCAAAAACACGGCATCGCCGAGATCGACAACAACCTCATGGAAAATGCCATCCGCCCCTCAGCCCTGGGAAAGAAAAACTTCCTCTTCATCGGACACCCCGAGGCCGGCCAACGATCCGCCATCATCTACTCCATCGTCGTCTCCTGCCAGCGCCACAACATCGAACCCTTCCAATACCTGCGCAACATCCTCTCGCGCCTCCCCAATATGACCAACCAGCACGACATCAGCGCTCTGTCACCTGCCAAATGGTCACCAATAGCAACCCAAGCCTGA
- the tnpA gene encoding IS66 family insertion sequence element accessory protein TnpA encodes MDLELVDTGAKRDSRGRRIESREERERLLESYDGSGLTQKAFARREGVAYNTLVYWLKQRRERSQAGGGVESKPLFHEMTVPSCGASLLEVCLPEGLILRGGDAQSLAALVKALRC; translated from the coding sequence ATGGATTTGGAGTTGGTGGATACGGGGGCGAAGCGCGACAGTCGGGGTCGTCGGATCGAGAGTCGTGAGGAGCGTGAGCGTTTACTTGAGAGCTACGATGGGAGCGGATTGACGCAGAAGGCCTTTGCGCGGCGCGAGGGAGTGGCCTACAACACGCTGGTGTACTGGCTCAAGCAGCGTCGCGAGCGCAGTCAGGCAGGTGGAGGCGTCGAGTCTAAACCTCTTTTCCATGAGATGACGGTGCCGTCCTGCGGGGCCTCTTTGTTGGAGGTATGTTTGCCGGAGGGGCTGATCTTGCGCGGGGGCGATGCGCAGTCGCTGGCGGCATTGGTCAAGGCGTTGCGATGCTGA